GATCTGTAACCAAGAGTTCATTAGATGATATTTTCCTGATGTGTAAATAAACTTTTTAAGGTCTTTGTACATTTTTGAGTATTTTTCCATTGAATTAGTCTAATATGGAAAAGTAAATCTTCCATAGTCATTTTATTACCCTaaaccatgtttgtttatgtaggTAACAGACAGTTCCCTACCTCTGAGATAAACACGACTGTCTGCAATGTATGTTTACGTAGGTAACAGACAGTTCCCTACCTCTGAGATAAACACGACTGTCTGCAATGTTTGTTTACGTAGGTAACAGACAGTTCCCTAACTCTGAGATAAACACGACTGTCTGCAATGTTTGCACCCCAAAAATAAACACAAGAAACATTAGGGAGAACAAATGTTTTTTTCTAAAGTCACTTCACTCCGCTCACAACTCCCGAGATAATACTTTTCTTTCTTCAGGTTTTAAACTACTCTAAACTGAGACACATCCTCTAACTAACTTGTTCCTGCTAATGAAGTGAGTCTGGGGGGTTTGTTTTAAAGCAGACTTAACATGGTCCTTTAACGTGTagactcctcctctctgtccccagaGGGGCCGGGGCACTGACCCGAGAccagtggtggagaggaggagagggacatgtCCATCATTAGAGACGCTGCTTGTTCTTGAGCATGGGGCTGCCCGAGTGGAACTAATAATGAGAAGTAGTAGTACAAAGGGCATCAGCAGGGAGGCTTGTGTTTTACTGCTACATTAATTAAGCTCATTCTCAACATGGTGTCGGCCAGTCTCAGCCAGAGTTAAATAAGTCTGAGGGGGTGTGTCATCCAATTGTATTTGTAAatatgcttcgtaaacaacaggtgtagactaacagtgaaatgcttatttacaggcCCTTCCtgacaatgcagagagaaagaatagaaaagtaataataaatacataatgcgtaacaataacttggctatatacacagggtaccagtaccgagtcgatgtgcaggggtacaaggttattgaggtagatatgtacatataactaggaataaagtgactaggtaacaggatagatagtaAATAGTAGCAGCAGTTTATGTGATGAGTCCCCCTattgttaactatttaactaactatttagcagtcttatcgcttgggggtagaagctgttcagggtcctgttggttctaaACCTGTTGCattggtaccacttgccatgtggtagcagagagaacagttatgacttgggtggctgaagtctgACCACTCACCACCGCCATGCAACCTTCTGAATGTTTACCTGTTTAAAGCTCTTACTCACATGAGCATGATCAcgcagtcgtccggaacagctggtgctctcatgcatggttgtGTTGCTTGCcccaaagcgagcatagaagacaTTTCGCTCTTCTGGTAGGTTCACGTCATTGGGCAGCTCTGTGTGTTTTCATGTTGGCTCCACTTAGCGACCAGATTGTCCTTCTAGCTAAAAGGATTTGTATGATATGGAGTTGATGTGAATGGTGGAGTCATTGGTCAGTGAGTCCTTTCCTGGATCAGTCCAGACGAGTCAGAGTTCAAGTGAAAAGAGAAGTCTAACTTATACCTGGCTTTATTCAGCTTGTTTCTTCTTTGTGTGAGACACATAGTACATGTGTTGTAGTTGTAAATCTTGACACTCCTTTTTAGGATGTCTCTACCCATCAGTTATGACACCACTGAGGTGGCAGCTTTCGATAATAGTGACAGTGTTGAGTTACAGCTAAGAGAGATTGCTTTCAGGTGTCTGACTGGATCCAGAATCGTACCAAGGATACTTTCCTCTCCTTTTGATGGCTGAAGGGCTCATTGTGCCTTTTTATATTCCCACATTTCAACAGGAAGAGGAATGGAAATGGCTCATTTGAGATATTTCTTTAATATCAGTCTTTCAGAGATCAGAGCGTGTCATATTCATCCACCTCATACCTCATGTAAAAGTCCCTTAAACAATATTATGGAATCATAATGGCTGCTTCCCATGACTTTATCTGACAAGGGAAACTTAGTCACCGTCTTTGCTAAACAGACTTCGACAGCAATTGTCAGTGTTAGCGAATGATGTGTCTTTTTATCATGCAAGTAAATACAACGAGACACAACGTTGTCTATTATATCTCTCACATAGGCCATTATCACAGGTTGAGGAGTTCTCTTCGCCATAGTGATGATACTGTAGTAGCTCTGGACAGATAATCAATCAACAAAGGAGATAATGCATTGGCTTACTATTGTTCTGATTATAAATTAGTTTGTTAGCAGTGTAAATaatcctgagtgtgtgtgtttcagtgtctgagGATGTATGAGATTATTTCGGGGATTGGTTATGCAGAAATTATAatgagtattttttatttttttattgtaagAAATACCGGTAATAACTACTGTGCGAAACCATTAAAATgaatatttatgtttttttatatGAAATATTCATTACGTTGATATAAAAAGAACAAGGACCAAGACTAGGGAGTgaggttgtgtgtgcgtgtgtgtgtgtgtgtgtgtttttttaaaggGGAGGTAGGCCCACATCGCTTATCGTGCAGAGAGCTACTGACAAAACCCTTGGATTGAATATCTGACATCTACTAACAAAAGCAGCAGCAATAGCATCTTCCTTCCTGTTTTTTCAACCATCcctccctcacaccctcctcctctGCCTGAGGTGATACGAGTCTCTGTTCACCCGATCTCCACATCTCTCGCATTCTTTCTCTCATCCCTACctttctcaatctctccatcACTTCCCCTTCATTCCATCTACCCAAATTAAGAAATTAATGAGGGATAGGTCCTTTACCAACTGCCCCCGCAATGTTTACCACTGATGAAATTATAATGAAGGTCCTGCTGTATTATTTATAAGCCAATTAGGGGAAGTGTTACTCGATTTGATGGGGAGACGACACAGAGTACATTTATctaatagagagaaagagagagaggagcggagggagagagagagagagaagggacagcTGAGGCTGATGATTCCGTACGATGCTCTAGGATTACGTGGCTAATTGCTCTGCTTTATCTGTCTGTCACGGATAGACATGCATTTTTCAGCGTTTCCAAACACTTTGATTGTTTGGGCTCATGTTGGGTCTGTAACAAGTAGAGCAGAGGCCAGAGTGGAGTGTAGTTAAAAACTGGCAGCAGGGGAGCTGTGAAGGGGCATGGGGCAAGCATGGGGGCTATACAAAACTCAAATTGTGACAGGTGCAGGGGAAGTTTTGACAGGGAGGAAAGGGGACAAATGTATGAGAAACATACTTCAGCTTAACCATGTGGAAAATACGCAGCTGTCATTACTAGTTTTAATTACATAAACTTACTGAATTACAGCAACCATGGAGGGAAGACCATGAATTTTGTGCAGATTTTGAGAAACAAAACACATTGTCAAATGGCCTTTTTGAATGTAGTATAGACACTTGATGCCAAGATGGCATCAGAAAATCAGGCCTACATGTTGAACAAAAGTGTTGCCTCAAAACTCTAGACATGGACATATAATGTATTTTATCAAAATATTTTATCGCGTTGGCTTCCACGTGAAACATTTCTGAAACATCAATTCCAACAACTCCATGCCATAATTGATTTTTCTGAAAGTATTTGTAAATGTGTGCCACCCACCAGCAGCGGCCCCCTACTGTAACTTTGTAGTGAGCTAACAGCATTCTAGCATTCTGCTGGAGCCCCAGAGGACATCTCTGaggaggttctctctctctggccgaTCAGCTTTTTGAAAGTCGATCAGACACTTGTGCAAAGGATGGGAAAATGGAGCAAAGGCACGGTTAATTATCTGATGAGAGAAGTGTATCTGAACGGTTTCTTTTCCTCTCCTATTTTATACTACAGGATCACATGGCACCTCTTTACATAACAAAAGAGCTGCCTGGCTCACCTGCTTCAGATAAGCTACATcctgatccacacacacacacacacacacacatacacacacacatacacacacacatacacacacacacacacacatacacatacacacacacacacatacacatacacacacacacacatacacacacatatacacacgcacacacacacacacatacacacgcacacgcacacgcacacagacaagaggtgtgtgtgtgtgtgtgtgtgtgtgagagagagagagagagaggctatctTAATTAAATAGGAAATCTACATCTGTATTCTAAACAATAACTATATGGTTCCTGTACAATAGCTAACAGTATCTCAATCTAATATCAAAACTGCTATGTATGGAAAGGGCACAGCGCAGGCACAAGTAAACTAAGGCCCGGCTGTTCGGTCATACCAATACATTGATACAGTAGCTTCTCCAGATAAAACAGTCTAATTCATTCACAATTAAAAGTATTAGTGGAGGCTTTGTGTGGTGATTTATTAACCGACTGGCACAGGCCGGGTTACCTCCTTTAGGGAATGATGGGTAAGAGGATCCATCCTATGTGCCAAGCCCTCTTTGGCCTTCAATCCCCCATATAGGACTGTGGCTTCTCCATTAGAACAACTGGCTGGCTCGAAAatcgcatcctattccctatatagcgccctactttagaccagaggcttATGGCCACTAtggtgcactctatagggaataggatgccatttcagacacagccctAGTTCAGGGCCTTACacaagggcacacacacacacctcgtcaCCATGCCCACTTATTTATCCCTCCTAAAGCCCATGTAACGGAATAGCTGTTAATTAATATAGCTGTCAGGGAAACTATTGCAGGAGGTCAGACCAACGTCCTCCCTTTCCTTCAGTGACATAATCTGAGTCTTGTTTTCACGCCAGGCCTCGGGCTCAATTAAGAGAATGCTATGCAAACGAGGTCTCCCGCCATTAGCCTCATCACTGAGGGGCCCTTAATGGCATAATTGGGGCACTCCAAAGGACAATTACAATGGCACCGCCCAGCGCCTGTGAGATCACCCATCGTTTCTAAATATGGCTCCTGAGTCATGAGTCGTGACTGGAGGGTGAGGAGTCATGGCAGGGAATCGACCCCAATGGTTGTCTGCCACACCTCAACCAGCTGGGGAGCAGGGACTGTGTTGCTCGGGGGAGGTAGGACAAATAGTCCTACTGTATCCAGTGGACTAGGGATACAGATTGAAGGTGGAAAGAGTTGAATTATGTCTAACCTGAACTGTGCATCATTTTTTTCTATCAATACATAAGTGCATCCTTTGTAAGCTTACATTCACAGAGAGGATAGCAGGTCAATCGGGTGAAGGAATATGAGCACTGTCTGGACATGAAATATGAGTTAGTACACAACAATATTCCACGATCAGGCTGCAAGATGCTCATTCTATTTGCTCATGCCAAACGAAAAAGGAGAAATTACCATCTCTACATCACCGAGAACTCTTGTCAGTTCTCACCTCCACTTTCCTATCTGACACAGACTACGACCACCTAGCTAGCAGAGGCTAAGCTGAGGAGCAGCAGCTCCATCTTGACCCTGGCTTAATGATTCTTCTGATATACATTGAGGCCTCATTCCACAACATAGCACAGCTTTGCAGATGATTGCCTCTGAAACTCCCTCCTACTTCCCTTCTTGGGAATTTTAAGAGTCAAGCCCCTCTAAATCTCGCTGTATCTACTTTGAAAAATCAATACCATAAATAccctgtgtgtccctctctcctaCGCTGCCCGACCCAGCACACACCCAGATCACCAGAGCAGAGAATTTCACCCTCACCTCGGGCTATGTTTAAAATAATCCCTGTTTTTTGGCTTTAAATGGTCAAGGATCTCAGGTGTAGCTTTTTAAACcgggaagggaaagggagagtCGTGTTTAACATATGCCAATGGAGAGCGCCAATGGCTAAGTCCTGGCATCGACCGGCGCCATGTGTGATTAGGCTAGTGAAGCTGAGCCTATCCCAGACACAGATCGAACAGCCAACAACTCTCAATATGGATGCGCCTGTGCACACCACAGCTCACCGCCAGCCATATCCAGCTGCTTTTATTGATTTCTGCCCTCAATTATATTGTGGAAGCTCTGTTCAGGATTTGAGCTAAAATCACATAGTTTGGAGATCCAATGTCTCCCACAAATCAAGCATTTTCCCTCATATCAAATTGGATTTTTATTGATAGTGTTTGACAGCCTCTCCAGAGacatttgcgtgtgtgtgtgtgtgtgtgtgtgtgtgtgtgtgtgtgtgtgtgcacgcgtgtgtgcgtgtgtgtgtgtgtgtccgtgtgtgcgtgtgtgtgtgtgtgtgcgtgtgtgcgtgtgtgcgtgtgtgtgtgtgtgtgtccgtgtgtgcgtgtgtgcgtgtgtgcatgtgtgtgtgtgtgcgtgtgtgtgtgtccgtgtgtgcgtgtgtgtttgcgtgcggaTGGGTGTTTATATGAAAGAGATTGTCTTTCAGTCAAAATGACTATTTATTTTTAGTTGAGTTCTAGGAGCAGACAAAGACGAATTGACTTGAAACTTGATCATGCAGTTCAGCAGGCCACAACTGAGGCCTTTACAACTCATTTATCAAAACCCTTGGATTAGTTCTCCCACACACAGCTCTCATTTATAATTGGAGAACATCCATTTTTAAGTCCTCTGGATGAGGAAAGTCTATAGGGAGGTggacaaatatattttatacacaCCTGCAGTACAATTGTGTTATATTTCCATTTCAGGGGGTGTTTTGATATTTCCTTGGATGGTCAGACAAACTAATTGCCACAAACTGTCATACTGTACATGTAAGACAACTCAGGTCAAAATGTTAAGATGATGAAATAATGAGAAGTTATAGCACCTGCCCTTGTGCCTCCTTGGAATATAAATAATAAGAACTGATACAGCCCAGTAAAGTGACAGGTATGAGCTCTGTACTGTTCCAGCGTGTCCTGTTCATAGACATCCTCGACCCCATTTCAACTCACTGTCCTTTCTGCAAATGAGAGCACCGTCATTATCAGCCAGTGCCATCAGACACCTGAGGAAGAGAGGGTGCGGGGGTTGGAGGTGTGGttgaaggggggggggagaggggtaatcGGATTCGTAGATGCTATTCTAGTTACGCCAGGGTATTTGGGGGATAATTGTAGCCCTGCCACAGCTCAGGTAATGATGCAATAGAGCCACACAAGTTAAACCCAAGATCCCCACTCTGTTTTATTTGactgttcttctccctctccctccatccttttcctctctctctctctctctctctctctctctctccacctcttctatATGAATATTCTCTAGCATGCCTAAAAAACGGTGGTAAGAGGTGGTGGCTAGACGGTGGGGAAGGGTCACAGCTTTAGTTGGAGTAATGAGGCCTAGTCCCCTGCTGACTGAAGCCTGTTTAAACAGCCACTTCCTGAGCCACCCAGTAACGGAGTAATTAACCCCAGCGCCCTCTCCTGCTCACCAGCTCTACACACCCACCAAGCCTTCTCAGCAGCTCCACACATCCACCAAGCCTTCTCAGCAGCTCCACACATCCACCAAGCCTTCTCAGCAGCTCCACACATCCACCAAGCCTTCTCAGCAGCTCTACACATCCACCAAGCCTTTTCAGCAGCTCCACACATCCACCAAGCCTTCTCAGCAGTTCCACACATCCACCAAGCCTTCTCAGCAGCTCTACACATCCACCAAGCCTTCTCAGCAGCTCCACACATTCACCAAGCCTTCTCAGCAGCTCCACACATCCACCAAGCCTTCTCAGCAGCTCCACACATTCACCAAGCCTTCTCAGCAGCTCCACACATTCACCAAGCCTTCTCAGCAGCTCTACACATCCACCAAGCCTTCTCAGCAGCTCTACACATCCACCAAGCCTTCTCAGCAGCTCCACACATCCACCAAGCCTTCTCAGCAGCTCCACACATCCACCAAGCCTTCCCAGCAGCTCTACACATCCACCAAGCCTTCTCAGCAGCTCCACACATCCATCAAGCCTTCCCAGCAGCTCTACACATCCACCAAGCCTTCCCAGCAGCTCTACACATCCACCAAGCCTTCTCAGCAGCTCCACACATCCACCAAGCCTTCCCAGCAGCTCTACACATCCACCAAGCCTTCTCAGCAGCAGTATGAGACATGAGGTTTACAGTAGGTGTTGAAGTAGTAGCATGGTTGTGATGGTTAAAGGTTCAGTGCTCTCCATTAGCACTGTCATGATGATAAGCACATACATGTTGTCGATATCTACTACAGGCCattacaggcacacacacatccatccagGTACAAAGCACATCTCCAATGATCTGCTTTCCAGACAATTCTACACGGCAGCTTCCTTGTGTTTGCTTTTAGTGGGCTCACAAAAACAATGAGGCACAATCAAACAGTGCACACATCACACAATATCCCAGTGTGCCAAAGGCCTGTCTGTGTCTGCTGCTATCTCCAGCTGGCTTATGCAGAGAGAGGCACTGGGGCGTAGTGAAGAAAGCAGCCACCATACATTATGCTAGATGAAATGCTATCATGCATGGTCGCTGAATGGTTTGTGTCATTAAGAGAACAAGGCAAACAGAGAAGTGAGCACGCTCATATACCTGGCTGGCGCTGCTTCTCTGAGGGAAGGCAAGATTAAGGGGATGTTCAGAGACTCTCGTCTGTCAAGACTTCAAAGATGCCAGAGACGCTCCTTGTATCTGCCGGCACCGCTCGGCGACCAAATCGTGCACACTCTGCCGCCTCTGTGGCTGTCAAAGCTGTTCTGACATCCCCTTTATCAGGTATACAGGCTTTAATCCATCACAGATAAATAAATCAACACATGCAGGGGCTACTGCTCCTCTCAGCGCCTCCTAGTGGCGTGGCAGGAGAACAACAAGTACCAGGGCTTTTTGGTGCCAGAACATCGTTCGTTGGTATTGCTCGAGGGCACAACAAAGAAAGGGCCAATGACATTGTACATAATCAATAACGAAGGCATAATTATCAAAGGCAATAGACTCAGAGAGGTAGAGCATtggatacattttttggggggggtgggggggggcaatCAAGTAAAATAAATGAGTCAACACACCTAAAGAAATAACCGAGGAAAGAAAGAGCCAGTGGCATCAAGGTCGCAGACAGATCTCAGCAAATGGGGCTCATCTCCTCCTGCGTGTTTTGTGGCATGAAAGAAAATGGAATTGAATTTCAAAGTGTATCTATCAGCTTGTACAAACAGAAGAATATGTTCTCTCCCTTTTTCAGCAGTGGAAAATCTAGAGATCCCTTTTGACACCGGGCGCAACATCTGGAGGAGACAGAAGATAGAAAATAGAAAGAACAGAGAGGGATAAATTGGAGCTGACAAGCCGACATGCGGCCAGACACGCAGCACATCAGAGCCCAGATCTGGATGGACACATCGGGCCTGTTTGGATGCACACATTTCCAATCCTCACTgtgaatccacacacacacacagaggactgtctgtctgtctgtctgcagaaaGCAATCTGAGAAATCGACAATGAAACACCAAAGAATGAGAGAACGGGGAGGAAGAACAACATGTGCCCCGATATGAGTATCATAAGTCAGTCAGAAGTGACTTTGCAGAAGGGGAGAAAAGCCTCTGAAAAGACACTGCGGctgtgtatctgtctggatgtatTTCAGtagatttgttgttgttgttgttttaacaGTGGAAGTGAAGCAGACAGAGATCAGCAACAACCGCAATGATGTCTGGGCTGAAAAGTGCGATCTATTGTTTCAttgttctgtttgtttgtttgtttgttttgaagACGGGTCTAGCAGTGGAAACCACATCCCTTTCAGAATACAAAAGATGCCTTAGACGCAGTGTAAGTGCATTTTCATGCTGATGGCTGCATGACACGAATACAGGTGAAACCCTATACTCTGATCGGAGGAGGATAACTGAAATGTATGGAGATGATACAGCTAATAAAAAAGAAAAGGGGTTTAAAAAGTGAGAAGATGAGAGGACAATTTTATTTTAGTGGTGGAGTACCCAGGGGGCCCTGTACGTTGTGAAAAATTAAAGGAGACGGATTCAAACTGTCCAATTTACACATCAAACAAACCCTGGCTCAATGCTCCTGGAGAGGCTGCTTCACACACCGCCTAGCCTCAGAAAggtgcccccctccaccccctccgtaTTCTCTATTTCCTCAGTAACCCCACTCCCTCTCTAATTCCCCTAAGCACTGTACTGGTTACACTAgccactgtctctcccctgtctaatTATACCCTTGTGAGTCTATTAATCAAGTTGTGAATTATTTAAAAGGGAGTGCTCTTCTGCCTGTAACTCGCTTTGACActgcgagggggagagagagaagggagagaggagaaggggggggggtgggggaatGAGAGAAAGATGGGGGATGAAAGGTGGGTGGGtggaaaggaagaaagagaggggaaaggagatggagagagagagatggaatcaTAGTCTCCCGCATCGGCAAGTCCCTCAGGACCACCCTGCGTCTGCCGCTACGCGCGGTGCCCAGGCCAGACGAACCTCCGTCACCATTCACCATTCTCTGTTTGTTTTTTCCACCCTCTGTTTTCATGCATAAGTTTTCATCACAAACAGGAATTCATGAATATATGGAGTGATACAGTGAGAAatggtgaaagagggagagagaggggagaaagagaaaaacagagatattGACAGAGGGCCACAGAGTGCAAAAATAAGAAATGTAGATggaaacacacgcacgcacgcacgcacgcacgcacacacgcacgcacgcacgcacgcacgcacagaaacacacacacacacacacacacacacacacacacacacacacacacacacacacacacacacacacacacacacacacacacacacacacacacacaaaagtcaTAATACAGGGGGAATGGGCACCTCCAGTGTTTGACAAGGGCCTGGCTATGTCTCCCCTCTGCATATTTGTGTGCTGCTGTGCTGGTTGTTAGTTAGCTTTCTGTATCCTCACACACCTGTGGTCCTCTGCTCCAGCACCTCTCATCAGCTGAGAGGTGTATTACCTCCTAACAGTTTTTTAAAATCGCATTGATGCCTATTTTCACAAGCATGTGGTGAATTTTCTAAACTCTTAGTACAACACTTCAAACTGGTAACACTTGTGACACAGCCATTCTTCCGTTCAGAATCTCTCACTGTGCATTCATTTTGTTTGTAGACGTCTTTCACCGCACAACCATTGATCCAAAATATACGTTTACTGTGAAATATAATGAGTTTACTGGTTTAATCACCAAAACATATTGATATCTTCTCAACCAGTTTATAAAATagcaataaaaaaaatctaaattgccCCTTGAATgtagtatgctacagtactgtaaattacagtacattacactgttTTCACATTAGGCAATACACTTGCACGACTCATTAAAATTGACTGAACATCAAATGTCCATAATTTGGGTGTGATCAAAGGTGTGATCATTGAAGAGATCCTTCAAATACCATaaaatgaaagaaatgaaagaaaCATAATGTTTTTTCAGGCACTAATTTGCCTCAAGCCCGTCTTGAGCATTTGGACATAGTTTCTCATTGAAATCGCAGTAAATATCCTACTTGTTCATGCACCTGGGGAATAACCTTTTGGTATGGGAAATTCAAGCCTGACATAGGCCTGGATTGAAATCATTGCCTCATCCATGGCCTGAAGGAGGGTGCTACGCTCATGGGGATGGCAATCATACATCTTCCACCTGTATTGTAATCATGtattgtattttacagtattgtaTTATACTTATGTCATGTAGAGGTGCTGCACGTGGCTCAATTtattagagcagtggttcccaaacttcttatagtcccgtaccccttcaaacattcaacctccagttgCGTACCCCtatagcaccagggtcagcacactctcaaatgttgttttttgccaacATTGtaagcctgctacacacacactatacgatatggatcctgtgttttgccttccacccaggacaatggatcagatcccagccggcgaccctaaacaacgacgccgtaaaaggggcaaacGAGGCAGTCTTCTGgacaggctccggagacgggcacatcgcgcaccactccctagcatactactcgccaatgtccagtctcttgataacaaggttgatgaaatccgagcacgggtagcattccagagagacatcagagactgtaacgttctttgcttcactgaaacatggctcactcgagagaagctaacggagtcggtgcagccagctggtttcttcactcATCGCACCGACaaaaacaagcatctttctggtaagaagaggggcttagggccttatgattaacgagacgtggtgtgatcataacaacatacaggaactcaagtccttctgttcacctgacttagaattgtTTACCAAGGGAATTATCtgcgattataatcacagccgtatatattcccccccaagcagacacatcgatggccctgaacaaacttcatttgactctatttaaactggaaaccacatatcctgaggctgcattcattg
This region of Oncorhynchus masou masou isolate Uvic2021 chromosome 8, UVic_Omas_1.1, whole genome shotgun sequence genomic DNA includes:
- the LOC135543788 gene encoding salivary glue protein Sgs-3-like, yielding MELYTPTKPSQQLHTSTKPSQQLHTSTKPSQQLHTSTKPSQQLYTSTKPFQQLHTSTKPSQQFHTSTKPSQQLYTSTKPSQQLHTFTKPSQQLHTSTKPSQQLHTFTKPSQQLHTFTKPSQQLYTSTKPSQQLYTSTKPSQQLHTSTKPSQQLHTSTKPSQQLYTSTKPSQQLHTSIKPSQQLYTSTKPSQQLYTSTKPSQQLHTSTKPSQQLYTSTKPSQQQYET